In Gimesia benthica, a single window of DNA contains:
- a CDS encoding redoxin family protein yields MPDSLLRFCTLLLICCCLQTASAGEQQRPEIKSSAGPLQFKDIRYLTRSLADFPNRKAFVIVACNTTCPLVKRYLPKLKRLEQQYRPQGVQFIALHTGPADSIREIAEFGVEHEIPFPNVQDRKGTSVAALGLTRTPEVAVLDASYRLHYRGRIDDQYRIGGSLPRPSQENLTAAIEGVLHGTPISMTETNVDGCLITHAAKTEPDRSLTYYKDIQPLLQKHCTDCHRPGTEAPFALTTLAEAQNNGAMIAEVVSDQRMPPWYGGTSHAEFANHRGMSRRERKQVTDWVESGMPAGTEPADFQPALTEIDADKWLIGEPDLKISMLERHALPAEGYIPYRYTILPYVFPEDTWVSAIEIKPDNPGVVHHCNMAAVTLTKKWDESNFLTGKVPGSGPMMLPEGLGVMIPKGSALALQIHYTSTGKPENCRISVGFKYVQGKVQKRYRFLIIKNTKFEIPPEAPHYEVSNARTLKQDAHGIGLFAHMHLRGKDLSFLAHYPEGKQEKLLVIPNYSFDWQIGYLWKDQRHFFPKGTRIEAIAHYDNSAFNPFNPDSGATVREGPQTYHEMLYAFFFYTYANERLNLTIDPRTGQAVP; encoded by the coding sequence ATGCCCGATTCTCTGCTTCGATTCTGTACGCTGCTCCTGATCTGCTGCTGCCTGCAAACAGCCTCGGCCGGGGAACAGCAGCGCCCCGAAATCAAGTCCAGCGCAGGCCCTCTGCAGTTCAAAGACATCCGCTACCTCACCCGTTCGCTCGCAGATTTTCCGAACCGCAAGGCATTCGTCATCGTCGCCTGCAACACGACCTGCCCCCTCGTCAAACGCTATCTCCCTAAACTCAAACGCCTCGAACAGCAATATCGCCCGCAGGGAGTTCAGTTCATCGCCCTGCATACCGGCCCCGCTGACTCCATTCGCGAGATCGCCGAATTTGGTGTGGAACACGAAATCCCCTTCCCCAATGTCCAGGATCGCAAGGGAACCTCCGTCGCCGCCCTGGGACTGACCCGCACGCCGGAAGTCGCCGTTCTGGATGCCAGCTACCGTCTCCACTACCGCGGCCGCATTGATGACCAGTACCGCATCGGGGGTTCGCTGCCGCGACCTTCCCAGGAGAATCTGACCGCCGCGATTGAGGGAGTCCTGCACGGAACACCGATTTCCATGACAGAAACCAACGTGGATGGCTGCCTGATTACCCATGCAGCCAAAACAGAGCCCGACCGGTCACTCACCTATTACAAAGACATTCAGCCACTGCTGCAAAAACATTGCACGGACTGTCATCGCCCCGGCACTGAAGCCCCCTTCGCCTTAACAACGCTCGCTGAAGCCCAGAATAACGGTGCGATGATCGCCGAGGTCGTCTCCGACCAGCGTATGCCTCCCTGGTATGGAGGGACATCACACGCCGAGTTCGCCAATCACCGGGGCATGTCCCGCCGGGAACGTAAACAGGTCACGGACTGGGTCGAGTCAGGCATGCCCGCCGGAACGGAACCCGCCGATTTCCAACCCGCGCTCACTGAAATCGACGCCGATAAGTGGCTCATCGGCGAACCTGACCTCAAAATCAGCATGCTGGAAAGACACGCGCTCCCCGCGGAGGGATACATTCCCTACCGCTATACCATTCTCCCCTACGTTTTCCCCGAGGACACCTGGGTCTCTGCAATCGAAATCAAACCCGACAATCCCGGCGTCGTCCATCACTGCAACATGGCGGCTGTCACCTTAACGAAGAAATGGGACGAATCGAATTTTCTCACCGGAAAAGTGCCGGGCTCGGGACCGATGATGCTGCCCGAGGGACTGGGTGTCATGATCCCCAAAGGGAGCGCCCTCGCGTTACAGATTCATTACACCTCGACCGGCAAACCGGAAAACTGTCGCATTTCGGTCGGCTTTAAATACGTGCAGGGCAAAGTTCAGAAACGGTATCGCTTCCTGATCATCAAAAATACGAAATTCGAGATCCCCCCGGAAGCCCCGCACTACGAGGTCAGCAACGCCCGCACGCTCAAACAGGATGCCCACGGCATCGGACTTTTCGCCCACATGCATCTCCGCGGCAAGGATCTCTCCTTCCTGGCCCATTACCCGGAAGGGAAACAGGAAAAACTGCTGGTGATTCCCAATTACAGCTTCGACTGGCAAATCGGTTACCTCTGGAAAGATCAGCGGCACTTCTTCCCCAAAGGCACCCGCATCGAAGCCATCGCCCATTACGACAATTCGGCGTTCAATCCCTTCAATCCGGATTCAGGTGCCACCGTAAGGGAGGGACCGCAGACCTACCATGAAATGCTGTACGCGTTCTTCTTCTACACCTATGCGAATGAGCGGCTGAATCTGACCATCGATCCCCGCACCGGACAGGCGGTTCCCTGA
- a CDS encoding DNA repair ATPase — protein sequence MADSENHTPETAADNADAIALESSTYEIIQNRLQSRGKELQSRLSQLNERRKEVFGSIETRLLGSDRITTEHNCVPRDMLAVGNRFLFGYNVRFGLKTEIQLSDVFSVYEFKDGTYHNLPLDLIQDPAFEKDFKDIYRYYKNATFAKFFVKGPFLYMLFKVGQGARDFKTFKWAFQEDQLVYVDNRSDHEVEYPPQQEFEWVRTHRDLHYSGVHPHISIDDRLFVETIGGDLTIKIENNTDTGAGIYAEPVDDPDQTLDDAEIFYALIGSLILLKIRPYKESNFRYFIYNEKLQQARRLDSIKDACILLPDDHGLVFSNGYYLQNGDSKTFETDLQDMLYQERIAAPNGEDFLYVFYQPEQGVHVLLQYNVIEQKLDTPMICHGFTLFEGGELICFSGQGEPQKHHTIQLWKTPYVSESFEVPHKTDSYLNKIGNKDIVRGMAECHELLGLIYRRDAYENLYVDLVKQSTDVLDSYFWINHQDTYALGEVVLEIKKAAEAAVTEYEKVLQLRQNTRKKTAEVETQTRETLVAIDHRRFDQIDDFVQSLASLRSLRGDVISLRDLRYVDVTLVEQLEAKVSERTEKLAGRCVEFLLRKDALKPYADRISAASEKIKTVEKVADARKVEEEIEASSGELEMLIDIVSNLKVEDTTQRTAIIDNISANFSRINQSRAALKNRIKDLMSVEGVAEFNAQIKLLNQGVVNYLDVSDSPEKCDDFLTKLMIQVEELEGRFAEFDEFVEQLTEKREEIYAAFESRKLAIVESRNKRANSLAKSAERILTGIRSRAEQLESINEINGYFASDLMIDKVRDIVRQLGELEDTVKVDDIQSRLKSIREDAVRQLKDKQELFVDGENIIRLGNRNFTVNRQALDLTTVMRDDVLQLHLTGTNFFSEIEDERLLATRDVWNQELVSENRDVYRVEYLAYTLLNSLDSDPETSLESVLKLTDEELLAFIQKFMGPRYSEGYVKGVHDQDALLLVKSLLKIKPALGLLRYQPAARSLSNLYWNYFCAPELKTLFESQLSGFGRIMQVFPQTGKQQYYISELQQQLTEFVQRLHCFEPALVPESAEYLFQELVHGNQFVVSQRAGELFQEFEKYLKHNNALERFQESLEATHANPLNWFLLARDWVGAYLDHLNSDEDRDYRDEIALLLLAGKLDRQRLIDARVTDQISGLSGSHARIQQGEYHLHYNRFMQRLNEFQQVKVPRFESYVTLKKEIVDEARHAMRLEEFRPRVLTSFVRNRLLDEVYLPVIGDNLAKQMGEAGENKRTDRMGLLMLVSPPGYGKTTLMEYIANRLGIIFMKINGPALGHQVTSLDPASAPNAGAREEVKKLNLSLEMGDNVMIYLDDIQHCNPEFLQKFISLCDAQRKIEGVYEGETRTYDLRGRKVAVVMAGNPYTESGEKFQIPDMLSNRADIYNLGEVIGEHADAFEMSYLENCITSNPVLNPLTSRSQKDVYTIIQMAEDGTGERGDLEGNYSVEELNEMVSTMKKLIRVRDVILSVNREYIRSAAQSDEYRTEPAFKLQGSYRNMNRIAEKVFAVMNDRELETLIVSNYENDAQTLTSDTEANLLKFKELMGILKEAELQRWNDIKKSFRKNQQLKSVGGEDRMAQAILQLANVGEGLQDIREAMNAGIGRLTEEKTEANLDQYAREFAERFQNLSESLHAIQAALSSGTKDVTTLFEKSLQTRETQQAAAEKPAVEPDDRITVVNKIPRSLLNVLETQFDLMQGWMQPLLNSSQANQAEFQELKDLVKRCMKDYNALIKRVDDE from the coding sequence ATGGCGGATTCAGAAAATCATACACCCGAGACTGCAGCTGACAATGCGGACGCCATTGCGCTGGAGAGCAGTACGTATGAAATCATTCAGAACCGTCTGCAGAGTCGTGGTAAGGAGCTGCAGTCCCGCCTGTCGCAACTGAATGAACGTCGCAAGGAAGTCTTTGGTTCGATTGAGACCCGGTTACTGGGCAGCGATCGGATTACGACCGAGCACAACTGCGTGCCCCGCGATATGCTGGCGGTCGGGAACCGGTTTCTGTTTGGCTACAACGTACGTTTCGGGCTGAAAACAGAAATCCAGCTGAGTGATGTGTTTTCAGTCTACGAATTCAAAGACGGAACTTATCACAACCTCCCCCTGGATCTGATTCAGGACCCGGCGTTCGAAAAAGATTTCAAGGACATCTACCGCTACTATAAGAATGCGACCTTTGCCAAGTTTTTTGTCAAAGGACCTTTTTTATACATGCTGTTCAAAGTGGGGCAGGGAGCCCGCGATTTTAAAACATTTAAATGGGCCTTCCAGGAAGATCAACTGGTCTATGTGGATAACCGCAGCGATCACGAAGTCGAGTATCCACCCCAGCAGGAATTCGAGTGGGTGCGGACACACCGCGACCTGCATTATTCGGGCGTGCATCCGCACATCTCGATTGATGACCGTCTGTTTGTGGAGACGATTGGCGGCGACCTGACCATCAAGATCGAGAATAACACCGATACCGGTGCGGGCATTTACGCGGAGCCCGTGGATGACCCGGATCAGACGCTCGATGATGCCGAGATTTTCTATGCACTGATCGGCTCACTGATTCTGCTCAAGATTCGTCCTTATAAAGAATCGAATTTCCGTTATTTCATCTACAATGAAAAGCTGCAGCAGGCCCGGCGGCTGGATTCGATCAAGGATGCCTGTATTCTGCTGCCCGATGATCATGGTCTGGTGTTTTCCAACGGCTATTATCTCCAGAACGGAGATTCGAAGACGTTTGAAACCGACCTGCAGGACATGCTCTACCAGGAACGGATCGCGGCACCGAACGGGGAAGACTTCCTCTACGTCTTCTATCAGCCCGAACAGGGCGTGCACGTGCTTCTGCAGTACAATGTGATCGAACAGAAACTTGATACCCCGATGATCTGTCATGGGTTTACACTGTTCGAAGGGGGCGAGCTGATCTGTTTCTCGGGGCAGGGAGAGCCACAAAAACATCACACGATTCAGCTTTGGAAAACGCCTTACGTCAGCGAATCTTTTGAAGTTCCCCACAAGACCGATTCCTATCTCAATAAAATCGGCAATAAGGACATTGTCCGCGGGATGGCAGAGTGCCATGAACTCCTGGGACTGATTTACCGCAGAGACGCTTACGAAAATCTGTATGTCGATCTGGTGAAACAGTCAACGGATGTGCTGGATTCCTATTTCTGGATCAATCATCAGGACACGTATGCCCTGGGTGAAGTGGTCCTGGAGATCAAGAAAGCTGCGGAAGCTGCGGTCACCGAGTATGAAAAGGTTCTGCAGCTCAGGCAGAATACCAGGAAGAAGACAGCCGAAGTCGAAACGCAGACCCGCGAAACCCTGGTCGCCATCGATCATCGCCGGTTCGATCAGATCGATGATTTCGTCCAGAGCCTCGCCAGCCTGAGAAGTCTGCGGGGGGATGTCATCTCCCTACGAGATTTGCGGTATGTGGATGTGACACTGGTCGAACAGCTGGAAGCCAAAGTCAGCGAACGGACCGAAAAACTGGCCGGACGCTGTGTCGAATTTCTGCTGCGGAAAGATGCCCTCAAACCGTACGCAGACCGGATCTCTGCTGCGTCTGAGAAGATCAAAACAGTCGAGAAAGTCGCTGACGCGCGGAAGGTGGAAGAAGAGATTGAAGCCAGTTCCGGTGAACTGGAGATGCTGATCGATATTGTCAGTAATCTGAAAGTGGAAGATACCACGCAGCGGACGGCGATCATCGACAATATCTCCGCCAATTTCTCTCGCATCAATCAGAGTCGGGCGGCGTTGAAGAATCGCATCAAGGATCTGATGTCGGTCGAAGGCGTCGCTGAGTTCAATGCCCAGATCAAACTGCTGAACCAGGGAGTCGTTAACTACCTGGATGTCAGTGATTCTCCCGAGAAGTGTGATGACTTCCTGACGAAACTGATGATTCAGGTTGAAGAGCTGGAAGGCCGGTTCGCTGAATTTGATGAGTTCGTCGAGCAGTTGACGGAGAAGCGGGAAGAAATCTACGCGGCGTTTGAATCGCGCAAACTGGCGATTGTGGAAAGCCGAAATAAACGGGCCAATTCGCTGGCCAAATCGGCCGAACGGATTCTGACCGGCATTCGCAGTCGGGCCGAGCAGCTCGAATCGATCAACGAGATCAACGGTTATTTTGCCTCGGATCTGATGATCGACAAAGTGCGCGATATCGTACGGCAACTGGGTGAGCTGGAAGACACCGTCAAGGTGGACGACATCCAGAGCCGATTGAAAAGTATTCGCGAAGACGCCGTCCGCCAGTTGAAAGACAAGCAGGAACTGTTCGTTGATGGCGAAAATATCATCCGGCTGGGCAATCGGAATTTTACCGTCAATCGCCAGGCCCTGGACCTGACCACAGTGATGCGGGACGATGTGCTGCAACTGCATCTGACGGGAACCAATTTCTTTTCTGAAATTGAAGATGAACGGCTGCTGGCGACCCGCGATGTCTGGAACCAGGAACTGGTCTCCGAAAACAGGGACGTCTATCGCGTCGAATACCTGGCCTATACACTGTTGAATTCACTCGATTCCGATCCGGAAACATCGCTGGAATCGGTGCTGAAACTGACCGATGAAGAACTGCTGGCGTTCATTCAGAAATTCATGGGCCCTCGCTACAGCGAAGGCTATGTGAAGGGTGTGCACGATCAGGACGCGCTGCTGCTCGTGAAGTCGTTGCTCAAGATTAAGCCGGCCCTGGGCCTGTTGCGATACCAGCCTGCGGCCCGATCCCTGTCTAATCTCTATTGGAATTACTTCTGTGCCCCGGAGCTGAAAACGCTGTTTGAATCGCAGCTCTCTGGTTTCGGTCGCATTATGCAAGTCTTCCCACAGACCGGAAAACAGCAGTACTATATCAGCGAACTTCAACAACAGCTGACTGAATTCGTACAACGGCTGCATTGTTTCGAACCGGCGCTGGTTCCCGAATCTGCAGAGTACCTGTTCCAGGAACTCGTGCACGGCAATCAATTCGTGGTCAGTCAGCGGGCGGGAGAGCTGTTCCAGGAATTTGAGAAGTATTTAAAACACAATAACGCTCTGGAACGATTCCAGGAGAGTCTCGAAGCGACTCATGCCAATCCGTTGAACTGGTTTCTGCTGGCCCGGGACTGGGTGGGCGCTTACCTGGATCATCTGAATTCCGATGAAGACAGAGATTACCGGGATGAAATTGCCTTGCTGCTGCTGGCGGGCAAACTGGATCGTCAGCGACTGATCGATGCCCGCGTGACCGATCAGATCAGCGGGCTCTCCGGTTCGCATGCCCGGATTCAGCAGGGCGAATATCACCTGCACTATAACCGGTTCATGCAGCGGTTGAATGAATTCCAGCAGGTCAAAGTACCCCGCTTCGAATCCTATGTCACGCTCAAGAAAGAAATCGTCGACGAAGCCCGGCACGCGATGCGACTCGAAGAGTTTCGTCCGCGGGTGTTGACTTCGTTTGTCCGGAACCGTCTCCTGGATGAAGTTTATCTGCCGGTGATTGGCGATAACCTGGCCAAGCAGATGGGGGAAGCGGGCGAGAATAAACGCACCGACCGGATGGGACTGCTGATGCTGGTGTCTCCGCCGGGTTATGGTAAAACCACGTTGATGGAATACATCGCCAATCGCCTGGGGATTATCTTCATGAAGATCAACGGGCCGGCCCTGGGGCACCAGGTGACCTCGCTCGATCCCGCATCCGCACCGAATGCGGGGGCCCGGGAAGAGGTGAAGAAGCTGAACCTGTCGCTGGAAATGGGCGACAACGTGATGATCTACCTGGACGATATTCAGCACTGTAATCCCGAATTCCTGCAGAAGTTCATTTCTCTGTGTGACGCCCAGCGGAAGATCGAAGGGGTCTACGAAGGGGAGACACGGACCTACGATCTGCGGGGGCGCAAAGTGGCGGTCGTCATGGCTGGGAACCCGTATACCGAGAGTGGGGAAAAGTTCCAGATCCCCGACATGCTTTCAAACCGGGCCGACATTTATAACCTGGGTGAAGTGATTGGCGAACACGCGGATGCGTTCGAGATGAGCTACCTGGAAAACTGTATCACCTCGAATCCGGTTTTGAATCCACTCACGTCACGCAGTCAGAAAGACGTTTACACGATTATTCAGATGGCCGAGGATGGAACCGGCGAACGCGGCGACCTGGAAGGCAACTATTCCGTCGAAGAATTGAACGAGATGGTTTCCACGATGAAGAAACTGATTCGGGTTCGCGACGTGATTTTGAGTGTGAACCGTGAATACATCCGTTCTGCGGCCCAGTCGGACGAATACCGGACCGAACCGGCGTTCAAACTGCAGGGGTCCTACCGTAACATGAACCGCATCGCCGAGAAGGTCTTTGCGGTGATGAATGACAGGGAGCTGGAAACGCTGATTGTTTCCAACTACGAAAACGACGCCCAGACCCTGACCTCGGATACCGAAGCCAACCTGCTGAAGTTCAAGGAACTGATGGGCATCCTGAAAGAAGCCGAGCTGCAGCGCTGGAACGACATCAAAAAGTCATTCCGCAAGAATCAGCAGTTAAAGAGTGTGGGCGGTGAAGATCGCATGGCACAGGCTATTCTACAGTTGGCAAATGTGGGCGAAGGACTGCAGGATATTCGCGAAGCCATGAACGCCGGCATCGGCAGACTGACAGAAGAGAAAACAGAGGCTAACCTGGATCAATATGCCCGCGAATTCGCGGAGCGGTTCCAGAATCTTTCTGAGAGCCTGCACGCGATCCAGGCAGCTCTGAGCTCGGGGACGAAAGATGTGACGACACTGTTTGAGAAGTCGTTGCAGACTCGTGAAACACAGCAGGCGGCTGCTGAGAAACCGGCTGTGGAACCCGACGACCGGATTACCGTGGTCAATAAGATTCCCCGCTCATTGTTGAATGTGCTGGAAACGCAGTTCGATCTGATGCAGGGCTGGATGCAGCCTCTGCTCAATTCTTCGCAGGCCAACCAGGCCGAGTTTCAGGAACTCAAGGATCTGGTGAAACGCTGCATGAAAGATTACAACGCGCTGATTAAACGCGTGGACGACGAGTAA
- a CDS encoding DSD1 family PLP-dependent enzyme, whose product MTQSVIGSHKFDLDTPVLCIDLDIMESNIQKMSDYILSRGKTWRPHEKCHKTPAIALAQMEAGAIGVTCAKVSEAEVMAAAGVKDILIANMIVGKTKWERVVSLCRHARPIIACDHFAQIEPLAKMCADAGVVCRMMPEVNIGLNRVGSRPGQDTLDLAMAIDKLEGVELAGIMGYEGHLLQVQDPEEKQQKIEEAMRTLVGCKTAIEAKGIQCEIVSAGGTGSYQITSNCEGITELQAGGGIFADPMYVNKCSLTGLDYSLSVLATVVSRPEKGRMVLDCGRKTMHPDFQLPLVKAWPDAEVTALSAEHCAVNLGPESQDLKIGDKIELIPGYADFTTILHENFYGFRNDRLEVVWPIQGRGKIQ is encoded by the coding sequence ATGACTCAGTCTGTTATTGGATCACATAAGTTCGACCTCGACACTCCTGTACTCTGCATCGATCTGGATATTATGGAATCAAATATTCAGAAGATGTCCGACTATATTCTCAGCCGCGGCAAGACCTGGCGGCCCCATGAAAAATGTCATAAAACCCCAGCCATTGCCCTCGCGCAGATGGAAGCCGGTGCGATCGGCGTGACCTGTGCCAAGGTCTCCGAAGCCGAAGTCATGGCAGCCGCCGGCGTCAAAGACATCCTCATCGCCAACATGATTGTCGGCAAAACCAAATGGGAACGCGTCGTCTCTCTCTGCCGTCATGCTCGCCCCATCATCGCCTGCGACCACTTCGCTCAGATCGAACCGCTGGCGAAAATGTGTGCCGATGCCGGCGTTGTCTGCCGCATGATGCCCGAAGTGAATATCGGCCTCAACCGCGTCGGCTCACGTCCAGGACAGGACACTCTCGACCTCGCCATGGCCATCGATAAACTCGAAGGTGTCGAACTCGCCGGCATCATGGGCTATGAAGGACACCTGCTGCAGGTTCAGGATCCCGAAGAAAAACAACAGAAAATCGAAGAAGCGATGCGAACGCTCGTCGGCTGTAAAACCGCCATCGAAGCCAAAGGCATTCAATGTGAAATCGTCAGTGCCGGCGGTACCGGTTCCTACCAGATCACCTCGAACTGCGAAGGCATCACCGAACTGCAGGCAGGCGGCGGTATCTTCGCTGACCCGATGTACGTCAACAAATGCAGCCTGACCGGCCTCGACTACTCCTTAAGCGTCCTGGCGACCGTCGTAAGTCGCCCGGAAAAGGGACGCATGGTGCTCGACTGCGGTCGTAAGACAATGCACCCTGACTTCCAACTTCCCCTGGTCAAAGCCTGGCCGGATGCCGAAGTCACCGCGCTGAGTGCAGAACACTGTGCCGTCAACCTGGGTCCCGAATCACAGGACCTCAAGATCGGCGACAAGATCGAGTTGATCCCCGGTTACGCCGACTTCACCACAATCCTGCACGAAAACTTCTACGGTTTCCGTAACGATCGTCTGGAAGTTGTCTGGCCGATCCAGGGTCGTGGCAAAATTCAGTAA
- a CDS encoding glycosyltransferase family 4 protein — protein MRVLFLISGKNVPSSRFRVLNYLPFLKQAGISCTVLASYPEKYEHIPWLGYRLSYLLKRITRYVHYLYACLRPFDLIFIEREIFDIPAYDMELLFLNRPAKCILDIDDAIFLRYPEKFQVLAEKVDLLIAGNQNLCAVARKYNDRVRLLPTSVITGKYPLKDFSQPSTSKPVIGWTGLDTNIPNLKLVVPALNLLAEKYEFTLCIISATPDPIAELELEGVEVRHLVWSPETEYQDLSAFDIGIMPLEDDEWSRYKCGLKLLQYMALGIPAIASPVGVNAEIIEQGENGFCADSTEAWYTSLEQLLTSPDQRKQIGLSGRKTVEEDFDVERNSQRLIQFLEETRGETTSE, from the coding sequence ATGCGTGTCCTGTTCCTGATCTCCGGGAAGAATGTTCCCTCCTCTCGATTTCGGGTGCTGAATTATCTCCCCTTTCTCAAACAGGCAGGCATCTCCTGTACGGTTCTCGCCAGTTACCCCGAAAAATATGAGCACATTCCCTGGCTCGGCTACCGCCTCAGCTACCTGCTCAAACGCATTACCCGCTACGTGCATTATCTCTACGCCTGCCTGAGACCCTTCGATCTGATCTTTATCGAACGGGAAATCTTCGATATCCCTGCCTATGATATGGAGCTTTTGTTCCTGAACCGGCCCGCCAAATGCATTCTCGATATCGACGATGCCATTTTTCTCCGCTATCCCGAGAAATTCCAGGTCCTGGCGGAGAAAGTCGATCTACTGATCGCCGGCAATCAGAATCTCTGTGCAGTCGCCCGTAAATATAACGACCGGGTCCGCCTGCTCCCCACGTCGGTCATCACCGGCAAATACCCCCTCAAGGATTTTAGCCAGCCATCCACCAGCAAACCGGTCATCGGCTGGACCGGCCTGGATACCAACATCCCCAATCTGAAACTCGTCGTCCCGGCACTCAACCTCCTGGCAGAAAAATACGAATTCACGCTCTGTATCATCTCAGCCACTCCCGATCCCATCGCAGAGCTTGAGCTAGAGGGAGTTGAAGTCCGCCACCTGGTCTGGAGTCCGGAAACGGAATACCAGGACCTCTCCGCCTTCGACATCGGCATCATGCCTTTGGAAGACGATGAATGGTCGCGCTATAAATGCGGTTTAAAACTGCTGCAATACATGGCCCTGGGCATCCCGGCCATCGCGTCACCGGTCGGCGTCAATGCAGAGATCATCGAACAGGGAGAGAATGGATTCTGTGCCGATTCAACCGAGGCCTGGTACACCTCCCTGGAGCAGTTACTCACCTCACCTGATCAGCGCAAACAAATCGGTCTCAGCGGCCGGAAAACAGTCGAGGAAGATTTCGATGTCGAACGCAACAGCCAGCGTTTGATACAGTTCCTGGAAGAGACGCGGGGCGAAACAACGTCTGAATAA
- a CDS encoding DUF1501 domain-containing protein, translating into MSFRQSQTGCSEFRKSLNLQRRDFLKAGGLGLTGLTLAGLLEHEAHAGPAAKTENSVIILWMRGGPSQHETWDPKPLAPADYRGAFGAIKTSVPGIEIVDLMPRCASIMDKWSIIRSLHHTNAGHSAGDQILFTGYPPGTDPTTNVHPSCGAVVSEQLGHLTPELPPYVMIPRQVPGTDSAYLGVAHKPFETLADPANAGPFTLQNFSLLEGMSQNRFSRRKDLLKGFDQFRTDLDRSGQLDAINEFQQQAFGILSSDKARKAFDLDAERDSTRDRYGFTARYDPMDPRRCSASAFSQRLLLGRRLVEAGVRLVTVDCRWWDTHVEGFDSMKNGFLPRWDQAYSALIEDLDQRGLLESTLVVAWGEFGRTPRVNKNSGRDHYPNVFSAAIAGGPVKGGRVVGSSDSKGAFPKDNPKTPQDVLATIYQHLGVNTEKHYLDHSGRPIVTLPFGEPLHELA; encoded by the coding sequence ATGAGTTTTCGCCAATCCCAGACAGGCTGCTCAGAGTTCCGGAAGTCTTTGAATCTGCAGCGACGTGATTTTCTCAAAGCCGGCGGACTCGGGCTGACCGGATTGACACTCGCAGGACTCTTAGAGCACGAAGCACACGCTGGACCTGCAGCGAAGACAGAAAACTCGGTCATCATCCTCTGGATGCGGGGTGGTCCCTCGCAGCATGAAACCTGGGACCCCAAACCACTGGCCCCCGCCGACTACCGCGGCGCCTTTGGTGCTATCAAAACATCGGTCCCCGGCATTGAGATTGTCGACCTGATGCCCCGCTGTGCCAGCATCATGGACAAATGGTCGATTATTCGCAGCCTGCACCACACCAACGCCGGACATTCCGCCGGTGACCAGATCCTGTTTACCGGTTATCCCCCCGGAACGGATCCCACCACCAACGTCCATCCCAGTTGTGGTGCCGTGGTCTCAGAGCAACTGGGACACCTGACACCGGAGCTCCCTCCCTATGTCATGATCCCCCGCCAGGTACCGGGCACTGATTCCGCTTACCTGGGTGTCGCACACAAACCCTTCGAAACCCTGGCCGACCCGGCTAACGCAGGTCCTTTCACCCTGCAAAACTTCTCGCTGTTGGAAGGCATGAGTCAGAATCGTTTTTCCCGCCGCAAGGATTTACTGAAAGGGTTCGACCAGTTCCGCACCGACCTGGACCGCTCCGGTCAACTGGATGCGATCAATGAATTCCAACAGCAGGCGTTCGGCATCCTGAGTTCCGACAAAGCCCGCAAGGCCTTTGACCTGGACGCAGAACGGGACAGTACCCGCGACCGCTATGGCTTCACAGCCCGATACGATCCGATGGATCCCCGGCGCTGCAGTGCGAGTGCCTTCTCACAACGGCTCCTGCTGGGACGCCGCCTGGTGGAAGCTGGAGTGCGTCTGGTCACTGTCGACTGCCGCTGGTGGGATACGCACGTTGAAGGTTTTGACTCGATGAAGAACGGTTTCCTCCCCCGCTGGGACCAGGCTTATTCGGCCCTGATTGAAGACCTCGATCAACGGGGACTGCTGGAGTCAACCCTCGTCGTCGCCTGGGGTGAATTCGGACGCACCCCGCGGGTCAATAAGAATTCAGGTCGCGACCATTATCCGAATGTGTTCAGCGCCGCAATTGCCGGAGGCCCCGTCAAAGGGGGACGCGTCGTCGGCTCTTCCGATTCGAAAGGGGCTTTCCCCAAGGACAACCCGAAAACACCCCAGGACGTCCTCGCCACGATCTACCAGCACCTGGGCGTCAACACCGAGAAACACTACCTGGATCACTCCGGCCGCCCGATTGTGACGCTCCCCTTCGGAGAGCCGTTACACGAGCTGGCATGA